The genome window ACGCGACTATATGTATCTCTTAAATCGATAAACATAAAATTATCTATTAGCCTGATAGTACTGGTCCCGGTAAAATTATGAGTTTCCTCATCTTCACGAAGCCTTTTTGCATATCGGCGGAAATCGAAGCCATAGGAAAGATCCCAATCCCATAATGGAGCAGTATAGCGAAAAGCAATGCCAGGTTGAATGCGTGATATATAATCTGTCTTACGGTCTGTCTCAGTTTGAAAAAGGTTATCGTTATACTCTTCGCTGACATCAATTCTAGGAACAATCTGATATTCGGCGCACGCGGGTTCAACCAAAGAAAATAACACCAAACAAAAAACTGTAATCGCGTTATTCCGTAGCTTTCTCAAATTATTTCTACATGTCCGATCATATGACTTATCAAAAAACATTATGCCCCCATCAATTTTTTCACAAGGCCCGTCTTCTTATCTCCCCCATCTTGTCCAGGATCATCAAGCATGGAACGTAGCCTGTCTATCTTGGAACCCATTGAAGTGACGGCAGCATCAGTTTCTTTAACATGAAACATGAAGGCATTTTGCAAATCTGTAAGCTTCTGCCCAAACTCTTTAACTATTGAGTCAGAATAGCTTCGGGAATCTTTTTCGATAGAATCGAGACGACGATTTATCATCTGGAGTGCTCGAGCAATTTCGCCAGTATCGACTTGTACTGGATTCTTTGCGCATGCTTCATCAACCTCCACATGCCAAAACTGCTGGTCCACATCAAGCTCACCGATAACCTCATGAACCATTTCATCATCCAGCGTATTCGTCTCCTCGGCAAATGCAGATATCAATAGGAAATCGCACAAAATATTAACTATTCTTGGAATTCCTCGACTGCTTGAATATATAAGATCAAATGCTCCAGGTGAAAATGTTACAGCCTCACGATTGCCAGCAACTTCGAGACGATAGAGAATATATTGCTCAACCTCCTGCCTCGAGAGAGGTTGTAGATGGCAGTTAATACTGATCCGCTGACGCAATTGCCTCAGGACAGGAGATTTCATGGTTGATCGAAGTTCAGGCTGGCCAACGAGTATTATCTGCAATAGTTTCGAGCTGTCAGTTTCAAGATTGGAAAGCATCCTGATTTCTTCAAGAAGTTTTTGTGTGAGATTCTGGGCCTCATCTATAATCAGTACTGGCGAATTTCCACGGGCGTACTGCTCTACTAAGAAATCGTTTAGATCTCGAAGCATC of Geobacter sp. contains these proteins:
- a CDS encoding AAA family ATPase, which translates into the protein MYEEYFKLNVKPFDLVPNPKFLFMSKSHKKALTYLDYGIRERVGFILLTGEVGSGKTTIIRDLIKKHHGEVVISKVFNTRVNSEQLIAMINDDFGIPVSGKDKTMMLRDLNDFLVEQYARGNSPVLIIDEAQNLTQKLLEEIRMLSNLETDSSKLLQIILVGQPELRSTMKSPVLRQLRQRISINCHLQPLSRQEVEQYILYRLEVAGNREAVTFSPGAFDLIYSSSRGIPRIVNILCDFLLISAFAEETNTLDDEMVHEVIGELDVDQQFWHVEVDEACAKNPVQVDTGEIARALQMINRRLDSIEKDSRSYSDSIVKEFGQKLTDLQNAFMFHVKETDAAVTSMGSKIDRLRSMLDDPGQDGGDKKTGLVKKLMGA